GAATCGCATCCCGTGCATCCAAAATCCATACCGTCCTGGCTGGCCGTAGAGGAACAGCATTCCCTTCTCCCTCGGCAAGCTATCGCGCTCACCGAGCCCAAGAGAGCGGAGCGCATCAGTATTGGCGATCTCGAGCTGCCACATCTGGCCCGAGGCAACGATCGCATGCGTCGGGAAGACGGGACCGGCCGGATCGAACGTGTCTGAGAGCCGCAGTTGGATTGCGACTGATACCAGCAGAGCAGCGAGTACAGCGATGAAAAATACTTTTCGCATTGAGGTAATCATGTGAAGTGTCTTCAAAGCGGGTGATGAGCCTCGGGCCGGGGGTACAACGAAACACGGAGTGATAATGAGAGGAGTAGGACGAATGCACCCGCAATGAGGAACACCAGAGCCTTACGGTTGCCTTCGATCGACAGGGCGAGGGTCGCCATCAACCCCGTCACCACCAGATAGACCGACGCAATTGTCACCGGCCGCCAACCACGTTCGAGAAAAAGGTGATGAAGGTGTCCCCGATCGGGGAGAAAAGGCGATCGACCGAGCATGAGTCGACGAAAGACAACGAATAGTGCATCAAAGACTGGTACCGCGAGCACTATTAGCAGCGTGGCGACCTTCATACCAGCATACAATCCAAGAACCGCAAGCACGAAGCCAAAGAAGTAGGCGCCACCAGTCCCCGAGAGTATACGCGCCGGGTACCAATTGAACAAGAGGAGTCCAAGAGCGAGACCTGCAAGGATTGCAGCGAGGATCGCGACAGTAGGCTGATTCACCTCTGGTCGGAGCGCCAAGAGGAAGAGTGTTCCGAAAGAG
This is a stretch of genomic DNA from Candidatus Moraniibacteriota bacterium. It encodes these proteins:
- a CDS encoding DUF192 domain-containing protein — protein: MRKVFFIAVLAALLVSVAIQLRLSDTFDPAGPVFPTHAIVASGQMWQLEIANTDALRSLGLGERDSLPREKGMLFLYGQPGRYGFWMHGMRFPLDMVFLSQGEIIFIERGIQPGDPKIVMPPTPVDQVLELNAGEAADLETGDQIWYWRSF
- a CDS encoding undecaprenyl/decaprenyl-phosphate alpha-N-acetylglucosaminyl 1-phosphate transferase translates to MEHGALFYLVSWVWALGLSIVFLWSSMRIPYFRERYERRESGREVTIPRFYRLGGAVLMSIFLLLLLGDNRLEWNAPFATLWVGSLAILMFSIADDLGHIVWPWHLAFQILLSLLVYSAGMRLDVGVYLGQWLSNPAPALAAFGVAAWVLLIVNAINWADGTDGLMPGIALLSFGTLFLLALRPEVNQPTVAILAAILAGLALGLLLFNWYPARILSGTGGAYFFGFVLAVLGLYAGMKVATLLIVLAVPVFDALFVVFRRLMLGRSPFLPDRGHLHHLFLERGWRPVTIASVYLVVTGLMATLALSIEGNRKALVFLIAGAFVLLLSLSLRVSLYPRPEAHHPL